One part of the Neoarius graeffei isolate fNeoGra1 chromosome 2, fNeoGra1.pri, whole genome shotgun sequence genome encodes these proteins:
- the arpp19b gene encoding cAMP-regulated phosphoprotein 19b isoform X2 — MSTEPEQAAVEEVSTEEQQEMQDKVVSPEKAEEAKLKARYPHLGTKPGGSDLLRKRLQKGQKYFDSGDYNMAKAKMKNKQLPAAATEKTEITGDHIPTPQDLPQRKTSLVASKLAV; from the exons ATGTCCACGGAGCCCGAGCAGGCTGCAGTGGAGGAAGTGAGCACCGAGGAGCAGCAG GAGATGCAGGATAAAGTCGTGAGTCCTGAGAAGGCAGAAGAAGCAAAGCTAAAGGCTAGATATCCTCATCTGGGCACTAAGCCAGGAGGCTCAGACCTGCTGAGGAAAAGACTACAAAAAGGG CAAAAGTACTTCGACTCAGGAGATTACAACATGGCCAAGGCTAAAATGAAGAATAAACAGCTCCCAGCAGCTGCAACAGAGAAAACCGAGATCACGGGCGATCACATCCCGACTCCTCAGGATCTGCCACAAAGGAAAACCTCACTGGTGGCGAGCAAACTGGCTGTTTGA
- the arpp19b gene encoding cAMP-regulated phosphoprotein 19b isoform X1: MRCSAEDRHGKSPRAVTAPFNGEREMQDKVVSPEKAEEAKLKARYPHLGTKPGGSDLLRKRLQKGQKYFDSGDYNMAKAKMKNKQLPAAATEKTEITGDHIPTPQDLPQRKTSLVASKLAV; encoded by the exons ATGCGGTGCAGTGCTGAAGATCGACACGGAAAGTCACCTCGCGCCGTTACGGCTCCATTCAACGGAGAGAgg GAGATGCAGGATAAAGTCGTGAGTCCTGAGAAGGCAGAAGAAGCAAAGCTAAAGGCTAGATATCCTCATCTGGGCACTAAGCCAGGAGGCTCAGACCTGCTGAGGAAAAGACTACAAAAAGGG CAAAAGTACTTCGACTCAGGAGATTACAACATGGCCAAGGCTAAAATGAAGAATAAACAGCTCCCAGCAGCTGCAACAGAGAAAACCGAGATCACGGGCGATCACATCCCGACTCCTCAGGATCTGCCACAAAGGAAAACCTCACTGGTGGCGAGCAAACTGGCTGTTTGA